In Candidatus Paceibacterota bacterium, the genomic stretch GCTTCTTTGTCTACGATATTTGATTTTCGAATGTAATCGAGGAGAGTTGATTTGCCGTGGTCAATATGACCCATTATTGCAATAACAGGCGGGCGAACTATCGTGTTGTTCTTTTCGGGCTTCATGGCAGATATTTAAGTGTTTTTTCGTCATCGCAATAGCGTTCACGTATAGGAGGGAATTGTAACACCCCGTAGTGAATTTTGCCATTCCGAGTTCATTTTGCGCCTTTTGCGAGGCGCGATGGCAAAATCTACTACAGGGTACAAAAATTGGGAAAATTGACAGGTCTTTGCTATATTGTGCGGCAATGGTAAAAAAACGCATATATCTTGATTATGCCTCGACAACTCCTTTGGATAAGGAGGTTTTGAGAGCTATGAGGCCGTTTTTTTCGGAGAATTTTGAGAATCCTTCCTCTCTTTATGTGGAAGGAGTTTTTGCGAAAAAGGCTGTGATGGAGGCCAGGAAAATTATTGGGCATGAGCTTGGGGTGCGCGCGGAAGAAATTATCTTCACCTCTGGTGGTACCGAAGCAAATAATCTGGCGCTACTTGGGGTTTTTCGTTCTGCTAAGAAAAAAAATTCTCGTCCTCATATTGTTACAACGGCAATTGAACATCCTTCGATTCTCGAAGTCTGTAAACAAATCGAGCGCGAAGGGGGAGAGGTAACTTATGTTTCAGTTGGAGAAAATGGAATTGTAAATCCCAAGGATATTGCTAAGGCTCTTCGAAAAAATACGGTTTTTGTTTCTGTTATGTATGCAAATAATGAAATTGGCACGATTCAACCCATTTCCGAAATCGCGAGAGTTATCAGAAATTTTAAAAAAGCTACAAGTGACAAGCTACCAGCTACAAGCTATCCATTTTTCCATACTGACGCTTCGCAAGCGGCTAATTATTTGCCGCTCAAAGTTGATT encodes the following:
- a CDS encoding cysteine desulfurase family protein: MVKKRIYLDYASTTPLDKEVLRAMRPFFSENFENPSSLYVEGVFAKKAVMEARKIIGHELGVRAEEIIFTSGGTEANNLALLGVFRSAKKKNSRPHIVTTAIEHPSILEVCKQIEREGGEVTYVSVGENGIVNPKDIAKALRKNTVFVSVMYANNEIGTIQPISEIARVIRNFKKATSDKLPATSYPFFHTDASQAANYLPLKVDSLGVSMMTLDGSKIYGPKGVGVLYKRKEVAMEPILFGGGQEGGIRSGTENVPGIVGMGNAVEICGKIRLREFSRLTVLRDFFIAEILKKFQKSSPNGDLEARLPNNINICFPGLDAEFAVIKLDEVGIACASASACNNLSENPSSYVIGALPGKDGCKGSSLRFTLGRGTTKAELDKVLKILPKILN